In Nymphaea colorata isolate Beijing-Zhang1983 chromosome 5, ASM883128v2, whole genome shotgun sequence, one genomic interval encodes:
- the LOC116254505 gene encoding uncharacterized protein LOC116254505 isoform X1, with the protein MMVSSFEAPMGMRKADGSGQNQKKELENGTIIGHVFSDLSYTSPVVFVYLLKECYARGTLKATTKFRFLQQQVLKALRNVPQPGPVTFVVKCLYILPLHGHLYAEGFSHLLISSMNRLEAAYKSRSDCSVAKNIAARLFLDILACYVIHEERILVKILESFDVKMEDIGKAFYDYELYDSSLCTVNSFIEQYIIQLVESKSYTTAVSLLEKFSIRQCSQSFLFAMVENKQFRAAEKWAKFMGKPMLCLLIQKYIDMDLLKHAYIMIKTNDLKQEFPDAWRLYKERSIKKLVEKGFWETAEMKTNDDLQLVEYLVYLALESGYSEKVAELCEKYSLDGFQQAAAVTEACPSKARYLCLSDLISMEDVIWVDTVDALLDATTCLEGKKVIGMDCEWRANYVKGSKPNKVSILQIAFDKKVLIFDLLKLSEDGGAVMDDCFKRILHSHRILKLGYNVQCDLHQLTQSYEELECFQSYDMLLDIQKMFKQGSGGLSGLCKKILGSGLNKGRRDSNWNQRPLSPSQIEYAALDAAVLLPLFHHVCSQSESEDMEGKRSKYEWRSCIVSMVSNKKNPKKLP; encoded by the exons ATGATGGTCTCCTCTTTTGAAGCTCCAATGGGCATGCGGAAAGCAGATGGTTCTggacaaaatcaaaagaaagagCTTGAGAATGGAACAATCATTGGTCATGTCTTTTCAGATTTATCCTACACTTCTCCAGTTGTTTTTGTGTACCTTTTGAAGGAATGCTATGCACGAG GTACACTCAAAGCAACAACAAAGTTTAGATTTCTTCAACAGCAAGTTCTGAAAGCATTGCGTAACGTTCCCCAACCAGGGCCGGTTACCTTTGTTGTGAAGTGCCTCTATATCTTGCCTTTACATGGGCATCTTTATGCAGAGGGTTTTAGTCACTTGTTAATATCCTCCATGAATCGTTTAGAAGCTGCATACAAATCACGTTCAGATTGTTCTGTTGCGAAAAACATTGCTGCACGGTTATTTCTTGATATACTTGCTTGCTATGTTATCCATGAAGAGCGCATTCTTGTGAAGATACTAGAGTCATTTGATGTAAAGATGGAAGACATTGGAAAAGCTTTTTATGATTACGAACTTTATGATAGTAGCCTGTGTACTGTCAATTCCTTTATTGAACAGTATATCATTCAGTTAGTGGAATCAAAATCCTACACCACTGCTGTGTCTCTGTTAGAAAAGTTTTCCATCAGGCAGTGCAGTCAGTCATTTCTTTTTGCAATGGTGGAGAATAAACAATTTAGAGCAGCAGAAAAGTGGGCAAAGTTCATGGGCAAGCCGATGTTGTGTCTGCTCATTCAAAAGTACATTGATATGGATTTGTTGAAGCATGCTTATATCATGATAAAAACAAATGATCTAAAACAGGAGTTTCCAGATGCATGGCGTCTTTACAAGGAGAG GTCAATAAAGAAACTTGTAGAGAAAGGATTCTGGGAAACTGCAGAGATGAAGACCAATGATGATCTTCAGCTTGTGGAGTACTTG GTCTACTTGGCGTTAGAATCTGGATATAGTGAGAAGGTGGCTGAACTATGTGAGAAGTATTCACTTGATGGATTTCAACAAGCAGCAG CAGTCACTGAAGCTTGTCCTTCTAAAGCTCGATATTTGTGTCTTTCGGACTTGATCTCAATGGAGGATGTTATATGGGTTGACACAGTGGATGCATTGCTTGATGCCACTACTTGTCTTGAGGGGAAAAAGGTTATTGGTATGGATTGTGAGTGGAGAGCTAATTATGTCAAGGGTAGTAAGCCCAATAAG GTATCTATTCTGCAAATCGCTTTTGACAAGAAAGTATTGATCTTTGACTTGTTAAAGCTATCTGAAGATGGCGGTGCTGTTATGGATGACTGCTTTAAGCGTATTCTGCACTCTCACAGGATTTTAAAACTTG GATACAACGTGCAGTGTGATCTCCATCAGTTAACACAGTCCTATGAAGAGCTTGAGTGTTTTCAGTCGTATGATATGTTACTAGATATCCAAAAGATGTTCAAGCAGGGAAGTGGTGGTCTCTCTGGACTCTGTAAG AAAATTCTAGGTTCTGGCTTGAACAAGGGAAGGCGCGACAGCAATTGGAACCAACGGCCTTTAAGTCCAAGCCAG ATCGAGTATGCAGCACTTGATGCTGCCGTGCTACTGCCCCTATTTCACCATGTTTGCAGCCAATCGGAGTCTGAAGATATGGAAGGGAAGCGCTCAAAATATGAATGGAGATCCTGTATT
- the LOC116254505 gene encoding uncharacterized protein LOC116254505 isoform X6 → MNRLEAAYKSRSDCSVAKNIAARLFLDILACYVIHEERILVKILESFDVKMEDIGKAFYDYELYDSSLCTVNSFIEQYIIQLVESKSYTTAVSLLEKFSIRQCSQSFLFAMVENKQFRAAEKWAKFMGKPMLCLLIQKYIDMDLLKHAYIMIKTNDLKQEFPDAWRLYKERSIKKLVEKGFWETAEMKTNDDLQLVEYLVYLALESGYSEKVAELCEKYSLDGFQQAAAVTEACPSKARYLCLSDLISMEDVIWVDTVDALLDATTCLEGKKVIGMDCEWRANYVKGSKPNKVSILQIAFDKKVLIFDLLKLSEDGGAVMDDCFKRILHSHRILKLGYNVQCDLHQLTQSYEELECFQSYDMLLDIQKMFKQGSGGLSGLCKKILGSGLNKGRRDSNWNQRPLSPSQIEYAALDAAVLLPLFHHVCSQSESEDMEGKRSKYEWRSCIVSMVSNKKNPKKLP, encoded by the exons ATGAATCGTTTAGAAGCTGCATACAAATCACGTTCAGATTGTTCTGTTGCGAAAAACATTGCTGCACGGTTATTTCTTGATATACTTGCTTGCTATGTTATCCATGAAGAGCGCATTCTTGTGAAGATACTAGAGTCATTTGATGTAAAGATGGAAGACATTGGAAAAGCTTTTTATGATTACGAACTTTATGATAGTAGCCTGTGTACTGTCAATTCCTTTATTGAACAGTATATCATTCAGTTAGTGGAATCAAAATCCTACACCACTGCTGTGTCTCTGTTAGAAAAGTTTTCCATCAGGCAGTGCAGTCAGTCATTTCTTTTTGCAATGGTGGAGAATAAACAATTTAGAGCAGCAGAAAAGTGGGCAAAGTTCATGGGCAAGCCGATGTTGTGTCTGCTCATTCAAAAGTACATTGATATGGATTTGTTGAAGCATGCTTATATCATGATAAAAACAAATGATCTAAAACAGGAGTTTCCAGATGCATGGCGTCTTTACAAGGAGAG GTCAATAAAGAAACTTGTAGAGAAAGGATTCTGGGAAACTGCAGAGATGAAGACCAATGATGATCTTCAGCTTGTGGAGTACTTG GTCTACTTGGCGTTAGAATCTGGATATAGTGAGAAGGTGGCTGAACTATGTGAGAAGTATTCACTTGATGGATTTCAACAAGCAGCAG CAGTCACTGAAGCTTGTCCTTCTAAAGCTCGATATTTGTGTCTTTCGGACTTGATCTCAATGGAGGATGTTATATGGGTTGACACAGTGGATGCATTGCTTGATGCCACTACTTGTCTTGAGGGGAAAAAGGTTATTGGTATGGATTGTGAGTGGAGAGCTAATTATGTCAAGGGTAGTAAGCCCAATAAG GTATCTATTCTGCAAATCGCTTTTGACAAGAAAGTATTGATCTTTGACTTGTTAAAGCTATCTGAAGATGGCGGTGCTGTTATGGATGACTGCTTTAAGCGTATTCTGCACTCTCACAGGATTTTAAAACTTG GATACAACGTGCAGTGTGATCTCCATCAGTTAACACAGTCCTATGAAGAGCTTGAGTGTTTTCAGTCGTATGATATGTTACTAGATATCCAAAAGATGTTCAAGCAGGGAAGTGGTGGTCTCTCTGGACTCTGTAAG AAAATTCTAGGTTCTGGCTTGAACAAGGGAAGGCGCGACAGCAATTGGAACCAACGGCCTTTAAGTCCAAGCCAG ATCGAGTATGCAGCACTTGATGCTGCCGTGCTACTGCCCCTATTTCACCATGTTTGCAGCCAATCGGAGTCTGAAGATATGGAAGGGAAGCGCTCAAAATATGAATGGAGATCCTGTATT
- the LOC116254505 gene encoding uncharacterized protein LOC116254505 isoform X3, whose translation MYIPPMGMRKADGSGQNQKKELENGTIIGHVFSDLSYTSPVVFVYLLKECYARGTLKATTKFRFLQQQVLKALRNVPQPGPVTFVVKCLYILPLHGHLYAEGFSHLLISSMNRLEAAYKSRSDCSVAKNIAARLFLDILACYVIHEERILVKILESFDVKMEDIGKAFYDYELYDSSLCTVNSFIEQYIIQLVESKSYTTAVSLLEKFSIRQCSQSFLFAMVENKQFRAAEKWAKFMGKPMLCLLIQKYIDMDLLKHAYIMIKTNDLKQEFPDAWRLYKERSIKKLVEKGFWETAEMKTNDDLQLVEYLVYLALESGYSEKVAELCEKYSLDGFQQAAAVTEACPSKARYLCLSDLISMEDVIWVDTVDALLDATTCLEGKKVIGMDCEWRANYVKGSKPNKVSILQIAFDKKVLIFDLLKLSEDGGAVMDDCFKRILHSHRILKLGYNVQCDLHQLTQSYEELECFQSYDMLLDIQKMFKQGSGGLSGLCKKILGSGLNKGRRDSNWNQRPLSPSQIEYAALDAAVLLPLFHHVCSQSESEDMEGKRSKYEWRSCIVSMVSNKKNPKKLP comes from the exons CTCCAATGGGCATGCGGAAAGCAGATGGTTCTggacaaaatcaaaagaaagagCTTGAGAATGGAACAATCATTGGTCATGTCTTTTCAGATTTATCCTACACTTCTCCAGTTGTTTTTGTGTACCTTTTGAAGGAATGCTATGCACGAG GTACACTCAAAGCAACAACAAAGTTTAGATTTCTTCAACAGCAAGTTCTGAAAGCATTGCGTAACGTTCCCCAACCAGGGCCGGTTACCTTTGTTGTGAAGTGCCTCTATATCTTGCCTTTACATGGGCATCTTTATGCAGAGGGTTTTAGTCACTTGTTAATATCCTCCATGAATCGTTTAGAAGCTGCATACAAATCACGTTCAGATTGTTCTGTTGCGAAAAACATTGCTGCACGGTTATTTCTTGATATACTTGCTTGCTATGTTATCCATGAAGAGCGCATTCTTGTGAAGATACTAGAGTCATTTGATGTAAAGATGGAAGACATTGGAAAAGCTTTTTATGATTACGAACTTTATGATAGTAGCCTGTGTACTGTCAATTCCTTTATTGAACAGTATATCATTCAGTTAGTGGAATCAAAATCCTACACCACTGCTGTGTCTCTGTTAGAAAAGTTTTCCATCAGGCAGTGCAGTCAGTCATTTCTTTTTGCAATGGTGGAGAATAAACAATTTAGAGCAGCAGAAAAGTGGGCAAAGTTCATGGGCAAGCCGATGTTGTGTCTGCTCATTCAAAAGTACATTGATATGGATTTGTTGAAGCATGCTTATATCATGATAAAAACAAATGATCTAAAACAGGAGTTTCCAGATGCATGGCGTCTTTACAAGGAGAG GTCAATAAAGAAACTTGTAGAGAAAGGATTCTGGGAAACTGCAGAGATGAAGACCAATGATGATCTTCAGCTTGTGGAGTACTTG GTCTACTTGGCGTTAGAATCTGGATATAGTGAGAAGGTGGCTGAACTATGTGAGAAGTATTCACTTGATGGATTTCAACAAGCAGCAG CAGTCACTGAAGCTTGTCCTTCTAAAGCTCGATATTTGTGTCTTTCGGACTTGATCTCAATGGAGGATGTTATATGGGTTGACACAGTGGATGCATTGCTTGATGCCACTACTTGTCTTGAGGGGAAAAAGGTTATTGGTATGGATTGTGAGTGGAGAGCTAATTATGTCAAGGGTAGTAAGCCCAATAAG GTATCTATTCTGCAAATCGCTTTTGACAAGAAAGTATTGATCTTTGACTTGTTAAAGCTATCTGAAGATGGCGGTGCTGTTATGGATGACTGCTTTAAGCGTATTCTGCACTCTCACAGGATTTTAAAACTTG GATACAACGTGCAGTGTGATCTCCATCAGTTAACACAGTCCTATGAAGAGCTTGAGTGTTTTCAGTCGTATGATATGTTACTAGATATCCAAAAGATGTTCAAGCAGGGAAGTGGTGGTCTCTCTGGACTCTGTAAG AAAATTCTAGGTTCTGGCTTGAACAAGGGAAGGCGCGACAGCAATTGGAACCAACGGCCTTTAAGTCCAAGCCAG ATCGAGTATGCAGCACTTGATGCTGCCGTGCTACTGCCCCTATTTCACCATGTTTGCAGCCAATCGGAGTCTGAAGATATGGAAGGGAAGCGCTCAAAATATGAATGGAGATCCTGTATT
- the LOC116254505 gene encoding uncharacterized protein LOC116254505 isoform X2: MMVSSFEAPMGMRKADGSGQNQKKELENGTIIGHVFSDLSYTSPVVFVYLLKECYARGTLKATTKFRFLQQQVLKALRNVPQPGPVTFVVKCLYILPLHGHLYAEGFSHLLISSMNRLEAAYKSRSDCSVAKNIAARLFLDILACYVIHEERILVKILESFDVKMEDIGKAFYDYELYDSSLCTVNSFIEQYIIQLVESKSYTTAVSLLEKFSIRQCSQSFLFAMVENKQFRAAEKWAKFMGKPMLCLLIQKYIDMDLLKHAYIMIKTNDLKQEFPDAWRLYKERSIKKLVEKGFWETAEMKTNDDLQLVEYLVYLALESGYSEKVAELCEKYSLDGFQQAAVTEACPSKARYLCLSDLISMEDVIWVDTVDALLDATTCLEGKKVIGMDCEWRANYVKGSKPNKVSILQIAFDKKVLIFDLLKLSEDGGAVMDDCFKRILHSHRILKLGYNVQCDLHQLTQSYEELECFQSYDMLLDIQKMFKQGSGGLSGLCKKILGSGLNKGRRDSNWNQRPLSPSQIEYAALDAAVLLPLFHHVCSQSESEDMEGKRSKYEWRSCIVSMVSNKKNPKKLP; encoded by the exons ATGATGGTCTCCTCTTTTGAAGCTCCAATGGGCATGCGGAAAGCAGATGGTTCTggacaaaatcaaaagaaagagCTTGAGAATGGAACAATCATTGGTCATGTCTTTTCAGATTTATCCTACACTTCTCCAGTTGTTTTTGTGTACCTTTTGAAGGAATGCTATGCACGAG GTACACTCAAAGCAACAACAAAGTTTAGATTTCTTCAACAGCAAGTTCTGAAAGCATTGCGTAACGTTCCCCAACCAGGGCCGGTTACCTTTGTTGTGAAGTGCCTCTATATCTTGCCTTTACATGGGCATCTTTATGCAGAGGGTTTTAGTCACTTGTTAATATCCTCCATGAATCGTTTAGAAGCTGCATACAAATCACGTTCAGATTGTTCTGTTGCGAAAAACATTGCTGCACGGTTATTTCTTGATATACTTGCTTGCTATGTTATCCATGAAGAGCGCATTCTTGTGAAGATACTAGAGTCATTTGATGTAAAGATGGAAGACATTGGAAAAGCTTTTTATGATTACGAACTTTATGATAGTAGCCTGTGTACTGTCAATTCCTTTATTGAACAGTATATCATTCAGTTAGTGGAATCAAAATCCTACACCACTGCTGTGTCTCTGTTAGAAAAGTTTTCCATCAGGCAGTGCAGTCAGTCATTTCTTTTTGCAATGGTGGAGAATAAACAATTTAGAGCAGCAGAAAAGTGGGCAAAGTTCATGGGCAAGCCGATGTTGTGTCTGCTCATTCAAAAGTACATTGATATGGATTTGTTGAAGCATGCTTATATCATGATAAAAACAAATGATCTAAAACAGGAGTTTCCAGATGCATGGCGTCTTTACAAGGAGAG GTCAATAAAGAAACTTGTAGAGAAAGGATTCTGGGAAACTGCAGAGATGAAGACCAATGATGATCTTCAGCTTGTGGAGTACTTG GTCTACTTGGCGTTAGAATCTGGATATAGTGAGAAGGTGGCTGAACTATGTGAGAAGTATTCACTTGATGGATTTCAACAAGCAGCAG TCACTGAAGCTTGTCCTTCTAAAGCTCGATATTTGTGTCTTTCGGACTTGATCTCAATGGAGGATGTTATATGGGTTGACACAGTGGATGCATTGCTTGATGCCACTACTTGTCTTGAGGGGAAAAAGGTTATTGGTATGGATTGTGAGTGGAGAGCTAATTATGTCAAGGGTAGTAAGCCCAATAAG GTATCTATTCTGCAAATCGCTTTTGACAAGAAAGTATTGATCTTTGACTTGTTAAAGCTATCTGAAGATGGCGGTGCTGTTATGGATGACTGCTTTAAGCGTATTCTGCACTCTCACAGGATTTTAAAACTTG GATACAACGTGCAGTGTGATCTCCATCAGTTAACACAGTCCTATGAAGAGCTTGAGTGTTTTCAGTCGTATGATATGTTACTAGATATCCAAAAGATGTTCAAGCAGGGAAGTGGTGGTCTCTCTGGACTCTGTAAG AAAATTCTAGGTTCTGGCTTGAACAAGGGAAGGCGCGACAGCAATTGGAACCAACGGCCTTTAAGTCCAAGCCAG ATCGAGTATGCAGCACTTGATGCTGCCGTGCTACTGCCCCTATTTCACCATGTTTGCAGCCAATCGGAGTCTGAAGATATGGAAGGGAAGCGCTCAAAATATGAATGGAGATCCTGTATT
- the LOC116254505 gene encoding uncharacterized protein LOC116254505 isoform X4 → MGMRKADGSGQNQKKELENGTIIGHVFSDLSYTSPVVFVYLLKECYARGTLKATTKFRFLQQQVLKALRNVPQPGPVTFVVKCLYILPLHGHLYAEGFSHLLISSMNRLEAAYKSRSDCSVAKNIAARLFLDILACYVIHEERILVKILESFDVKMEDIGKAFYDYELYDSSLCTVNSFIEQYIIQLVESKSYTTAVSLLEKFSIRQCSQSFLFAMVENKQFRAAEKWAKFMGKPMLCLLIQKYIDMDLLKHAYIMIKTNDLKQEFPDAWRLYKERSIKKLVEKGFWETAEMKTNDDLQLVEYLVYLALESGYSEKVAELCEKYSLDGFQQAAAVTEACPSKARYLCLSDLISMEDVIWVDTVDALLDATTCLEGKKVIGMDCEWRANYVKGSKPNKVSILQIAFDKKVLIFDLLKLSEDGGAVMDDCFKRILHSHRILKLGYNVQCDLHQLTQSYEELECFQSYDMLLDIQKMFKQGSGGLSGLCKKILGSGLNKGRRDSNWNQRPLSPSQIEYAALDAAVLLPLFHHVCSQSESEDMEGKRSKYEWRSCIVSMVSNKKNPKKLP, encoded by the exons ATGGGCATGCGGAAAGCAGATGGTTCTggacaaaatcaaaagaaagagCTTGAGAATGGAACAATCATTGGTCATGTCTTTTCAGATTTATCCTACACTTCTCCAGTTGTTTTTGTGTACCTTTTGAAGGAATGCTATGCACGAG GTACACTCAAAGCAACAACAAAGTTTAGATTTCTTCAACAGCAAGTTCTGAAAGCATTGCGTAACGTTCCCCAACCAGGGCCGGTTACCTTTGTTGTGAAGTGCCTCTATATCTTGCCTTTACATGGGCATCTTTATGCAGAGGGTTTTAGTCACTTGTTAATATCCTCCATGAATCGTTTAGAAGCTGCATACAAATCACGTTCAGATTGTTCTGTTGCGAAAAACATTGCTGCACGGTTATTTCTTGATATACTTGCTTGCTATGTTATCCATGAAGAGCGCATTCTTGTGAAGATACTAGAGTCATTTGATGTAAAGATGGAAGACATTGGAAAAGCTTTTTATGATTACGAACTTTATGATAGTAGCCTGTGTACTGTCAATTCCTTTATTGAACAGTATATCATTCAGTTAGTGGAATCAAAATCCTACACCACTGCTGTGTCTCTGTTAGAAAAGTTTTCCATCAGGCAGTGCAGTCAGTCATTTCTTTTTGCAATGGTGGAGAATAAACAATTTAGAGCAGCAGAAAAGTGGGCAAAGTTCATGGGCAAGCCGATGTTGTGTCTGCTCATTCAAAAGTACATTGATATGGATTTGTTGAAGCATGCTTATATCATGATAAAAACAAATGATCTAAAACAGGAGTTTCCAGATGCATGGCGTCTTTACAAGGAGAG GTCAATAAAGAAACTTGTAGAGAAAGGATTCTGGGAAACTGCAGAGATGAAGACCAATGATGATCTTCAGCTTGTGGAGTACTTG GTCTACTTGGCGTTAGAATCTGGATATAGTGAGAAGGTGGCTGAACTATGTGAGAAGTATTCACTTGATGGATTTCAACAAGCAGCAG CAGTCACTGAAGCTTGTCCTTCTAAAGCTCGATATTTGTGTCTTTCGGACTTGATCTCAATGGAGGATGTTATATGGGTTGACACAGTGGATGCATTGCTTGATGCCACTACTTGTCTTGAGGGGAAAAAGGTTATTGGTATGGATTGTGAGTGGAGAGCTAATTATGTCAAGGGTAGTAAGCCCAATAAG GTATCTATTCTGCAAATCGCTTTTGACAAGAAAGTATTGATCTTTGACTTGTTAAAGCTATCTGAAGATGGCGGTGCTGTTATGGATGACTGCTTTAAGCGTATTCTGCACTCTCACAGGATTTTAAAACTTG GATACAACGTGCAGTGTGATCTCCATCAGTTAACACAGTCCTATGAAGAGCTTGAGTGTTTTCAGTCGTATGATATGTTACTAGATATCCAAAAGATGTTCAAGCAGGGAAGTGGTGGTCTCTCTGGACTCTGTAAG AAAATTCTAGGTTCTGGCTTGAACAAGGGAAGGCGCGACAGCAATTGGAACCAACGGCCTTTAAGTCCAAGCCAG ATCGAGTATGCAGCACTTGATGCTGCCGTGCTACTGCCCCTATTTCACCATGTTTGCAGCCAATCGGAGTCTGAAGATATGGAAGGGAAGCGCTCAAAATATGAATGGAGATCCTGTATT
- the LOC116254505 gene encoding uncharacterized protein LOC116254505 isoform X5, giving the protein MMVSSFEAPMGMRKADGSGQNQKKELENGTIIGHVFSDLSYTSPVVFVYLLKECYARGTLKATTKFRFLQQQVLKALRNVPQPGPVTFVVKCLYILPLHGHLYAEGFSHLLISSMNRLEAAYKSRSDCSVAKNIAARLFLDILACYVIHEERILVKILESFDVKMEDIGKAFYDYELYDSSLCTVNSFIEQYIIQLVESKSYTTAVSLLEKFSIRQCSQSFLFAMVENKQFRAAEKWAKFMGKPMLCLLIQKYIDMDLLKHAYIMIKTNDLKQEFPDAWRLYKERSIKKLVEKGFWETAEMKTNDDLQLVEYLVYLALESGYSEKVAELCEKYSLDGFQQAAAVTEACPSKARYLCLSDLISMEDVIWVDTVDALLDATTCLEGKKVIGMDCEWRANYVKGSKPNKKILGSGLNKGRRDSNWNQRPLSPSQIEYAALDAAVLLPLFHHVCSQSESEDMEGKRSKYEWRSCIVSMVSNKKNPKKLP; this is encoded by the exons ATGATGGTCTCCTCTTTTGAAGCTCCAATGGGCATGCGGAAAGCAGATGGTTCTggacaaaatcaaaagaaagagCTTGAGAATGGAACAATCATTGGTCATGTCTTTTCAGATTTATCCTACACTTCTCCAGTTGTTTTTGTGTACCTTTTGAAGGAATGCTATGCACGAG GTACACTCAAAGCAACAACAAAGTTTAGATTTCTTCAACAGCAAGTTCTGAAAGCATTGCGTAACGTTCCCCAACCAGGGCCGGTTACCTTTGTTGTGAAGTGCCTCTATATCTTGCCTTTACATGGGCATCTTTATGCAGAGGGTTTTAGTCACTTGTTAATATCCTCCATGAATCGTTTAGAAGCTGCATACAAATCACGTTCAGATTGTTCTGTTGCGAAAAACATTGCTGCACGGTTATTTCTTGATATACTTGCTTGCTATGTTATCCATGAAGAGCGCATTCTTGTGAAGATACTAGAGTCATTTGATGTAAAGATGGAAGACATTGGAAAAGCTTTTTATGATTACGAACTTTATGATAGTAGCCTGTGTACTGTCAATTCCTTTATTGAACAGTATATCATTCAGTTAGTGGAATCAAAATCCTACACCACTGCTGTGTCTCTGTTAGAAAAGTTTTCCATCAGGCAGTGCAGTCAGTCATTTCTTTTTGCAATGGTGGAGAATAAACAATTTAGAGCAGCAGAAAAGTGGGCAAAGTTCATGGGCAAGCCGATGTTGTGTCTGCTCATTCAAAAGTACATTGATATGGATTTGTTGAAGCATGCTTATATCATGATAAAAACAAATGATCTAAAACAGGAGTTTCCAGATGCATGGCGTCTTTACAAGGAGAG GTCAATAAAGAAACTTGTAGAGAAAGGATTCTGGGAAACTGCAGAGATGAAGACCAATGATGATCTTCAGCTTGTGGAGTACTTG GTCTACTTGGCGTTAGAATCTGGATATAGTGAGAAGGTGGCTGAACTATGTGAGAAGTATTCACTTGATGGATTTCAACAAGCAGCAG CAGTCACTGAAGCTTGTCCTTCTAAAGCTCGATATTTGTGTCTTTCGGACTTGATCTCAATGGAGGATGTTATATGGGTTGACACAGTGGATGCATTGCTTGATGCCACTACTTGTCTTGAGGGGAAAAAGGTTATTGGTATGGATTGTGAGTGGAGAGCTAATTATGTCAAGGGTAGTAAGCCCAATAAG AAAATTCTAGGTTCTGGCTTGAACAAGGGAAGGCGCGACAGCAATTGGAACCAACGGCCTTTAAGTCCAAGCCAG ATCGAGTATGCAGCACTTGATGCTGCCGTGCTACTGCCCCTATTTCACCATGTTTGCAGCCAATCGGAGTCTGAAGATATGGAAGGGAAGCGCTCAAAATATGAATGGAGATCCTGTATT